From Cygnus olor isolate bCygOlo1 chromosome 7, bCygOlo1.pri.v2, whole genome shotgun sequence, a single genomic window includes:
- the LDB1 gene encoding LIM domain-binding protein 1 isoform X1, which yields MSVGCACPGCSSKSFKLYSPKEPPNGNAFPPFHPGTMLDRDVGPTPMYPPTYLEPGIGRHTPYGNQTDYRIFELNKRLQNWTEECDNLWWDAFTTEFFEDDAMLTITFCLEDGPKRYTIGRTLIPRYFRSIFEGGATELYYVLKHPKESFHNNFVSLDCDQCTMVTQHGKPMFTQVCVEGRLYLEFMFDDMMRIKTWHFSIRQHRELIPRSILAMHAQDPQMLDQLSKNITRCGLSNSTLNYLRLCVILEPMQELMSRHKTYSLSPRDCLKTCLFQKWQRMVAPPAEPARQQPSKRRKRKMSGGSTMSSGGGNTNNSNSKKKSPASTFALSSQVPDVMVVGEPTLMGGEFGDEDERLITRLENTQFDAANGIDDEDSFNNSPALGANSPWNSKPPSSQESKSENPTSQASQ from the exons gCTGTTCCTCTAAGTCATTCAAGCTGTACTCGCCAAAGGAGCCCCCGAACGGCAACGCCTTCCCCCCCTTCCACCCGGGCACCATGCTGGATCGAGATGTGGG CCCTACTCCCATGTACCCACCTACGTACCTGGAGCCTGGCATCGG GAGGCACACGCCGTACGGCAACCAGACCGACTACAGGATATTTGAGCTCAACAAGCGGCTGCAGAACTGGACAGag GAATGTGACAATCTGTGGTGGGACGCCTTCACCACGGAGTTCTTCGAGGATGACGCCATGCTAACAATCACTTTCTGCTTGGAGGATGGACCAAAGAGATACA CGATCGGCCGGACTCTGATTCCCCGCTACTTCCGCAGCATCTTTGAAGGAGGGGCCACAGAGCTCTACTACGTGCTCAAGCACCCCAAGGAGTCCTTCCACAACAACTTCGTCTCGCTGGACTGCGACCAGTGCACCATGGTCACCCAGCACGGCAAGCCCATGTTCACCCAG GTGTGCGTGGAAGGGCGGCTCTACCTGGAGTTCATGTTCGACGACATGATGAGGATAAAGACGTGGCATTTCAGCATCCGCCAGCATCGAGAGCTCATCCCCCGCAGCATCCTTGCCATGCAT GCACAGGACCCCCAGATGCTGGACCAGTTATCCAAGAACATCACCCGCTGTGGGCTCTCAAACTCCACACTCAACTACCTCCGA CTCTGTGTAATCCTAGAACCAATGCAGGAGCTCATGTCACGGCACAAGACCTACAGCCTCAGTCCCCGGGACTGCCTCAAGACCTGCCTGTTCCAGAAGTGGCAGCGGATGGTCGCGCCGCCTG CGGAGCCAGCGCGGCAGCAGCCCAGCAAGCGCCGGAAAAGGAAGATGTCGGGGGGCAGCACCATGAGCTCCGGCGGGGGAAAcaccaacaacagcaacagcaagaaGAAGAGCCCGGCCAGCACCTTTGCCCTGTCCAGTCAGGTACCT GATGTGATGGTGGTAGGCGAGCCCACGCTGATGGGGGGGGAGTTTGGGGACGAGGACGAGCGGCTCATCACCCGGCTGGAGAACACGCAGTTCGACGCCGCCAACGGCATCGACGACGAGGACAGCTTCAACAACTCGCCCGCGCTGGGGGCCAACAGCCCCTGGAACAGCAAACCGCCCTCCAGCCAGGAGAGCAAGTCAGAGAACCCCACGTCGCAGGCGTCGCAGTAA
- the LDB1 gene encoding LIM domain-binding protein 1 isoform X2: MSVGCACPGCSSKSFKLYSPKEPPNGNAFPPFHPGTMLDRDVGPTPMYPPTYLEPGIGRHTPYGNQTDYRIFELNKRLQNWTEECDNLWWDAFTTEFFEDDAMLTITFCLEDGPKRYTIGRTLIPRYFRSIFEGGATELYYVLKHPKESFHNNFVSLDCDQCTMVTQHGKPMFTQVCVEGRLYLEFMFDDMMRIKTWHFSIRQHRELIPRSILAMHAQDPQMLDQLSKNITRCGLSNSTLNYLRLCVILEPMQELMSRHKTYSLSPRDCLKTCLFQKWQRMVAPPAEPARQQPSKRRKRKMSGGSTMSSGGGNTNNSNSKKKSPASTFALSSQDVMVVGEPTLMGGEFGDEDERLITRLENTQFDAANGIDDEDSFNNSPALGANSPWNSKPPSSQESKSENPTSQASQ; the protein is encoded by the exons gCTGTTCCTCTAAGTCATTCAAGCTGTACTCGCCAAAGGAGCCCCCGAACGGCAACGCCTTCCCCCCCTTCCACCCGGGCACCATGCTGGATCGAGATGTGGG CCCTACTCCCATGTACCCACCTACGTACCTGGAGCCTGGCATCGG GAGGCACACGCCGTACGGCAACCAGACCGACTACAGGATATTTGAGCTCAACAAGCGGCTGCAGAACTGGACAGag GAATGTGACAATCTGTGGTGGGACGCCTTCACCACGGAGTTCTTCGAGGATGACGCCATGCTAACAATCACTTTCTGCTTGGAGGATGGACCAAAGAGATACA CGATCGGCCGGACTCTGATTCCCCGCTACTTCCGCAGCATCTTTGAAGGAGGGGCCACAGAGCTCTACTACGTGCTCAAGCACCCCAAGGAGTCCTTCCACAACAACTTCGTCTCGCTGGACTGCGACCAGTGCACCATGGTCACCCAGCACGGCAAGCCCATGTTCACCCAG GTGTGCGTGGAAGGGCGGCTCTACCTGGAGTTCATGTTCGACGACATGATGAGGATAAAGACGTGGCATTTCAGCATCCGCCAGCATCGAGAGCTCATCCCCCGCAGCATCCTTGCCATGCAT GCACAGGACCCCCAGATGCTGGACCAGTTATCCAAGAACATCACCCGCTGTGGGCTCTCAAACTCCACACTCAACTACCTCCGA CTCTGTGTAATCCTAGAACCAATGCAGGAGCTCATGTCACGGCACAAGACCTACAGCCTCAGTCCCCGGGACTGCCTCAAGACCTGCCTGTTCCAGAAGTGGCAGCGGATGGTCGCGCCGCCTG CGGAGCCAGCGCGGCAGCAGCCCAGCAAGCGCCGGAAAAGGAAGATGTCGGGGGGCAGCACCATGAGCTCCGGCGGGGGAAAcaccaacaacagcaacagcaagaaGAAGAGCCCGGCCAGCACCTTTGCCCTGTCCAGTCAG GATGTGATGGTGGTAGGCGAGCCCACGCTGATGGGGGGGGAGTTTGGGGACGAGGACGAGCGGCTCATCACCCGGCTGGAGAACACGCAGTTCGACGCCGCCAACGGCATCGACGACGAGGACAGCTTCAACAACTCGCCCGCGCTGGGGGCCAACAGCCCCTGGAACAGCAAACCGCCCTCCAGCCAGGAGAGCAAGTCAGAGAACCCCACGTCGCAGGCGTCGCAGTAA
- the LDB1 gene encoding LIM domain-binding protein 1 isoform X3, which produces MLDRDVGPTPMYPPTYLEPGIGRHTPYGNQTDYRIFELNKRLQNWTEECDNLWWDAFTTEFFEDDAMLTITFCLEDGPKRYTIGRTLIPRYFRSIFEGGATELYYVLKHPKESFHNNFVSLDCDQCTMVTQHGKPMFTQVCVEGRLYLEFMFDDMMRIKTWHFSIRQHRELIPRSILAMHAQDPQMLDQLSKNITRCGLSNSTLNYLRLCVILEPMQELMSRHKTYSLSPRDCLKTCLFQKWQRMVAPPAEPARQQPSKRRKRKMSGGSTMSSGGGNTNNSNSKKKSPASTFALSSQVPDVMVVGEPTLMGGEFGDEDERLITRLENTQFDAANGIDDEDSFNNSPALGANSPWNSKPPSSQESKSENPTSQASQ; this is translated from the exons ATGCTGGATCGAGATGTGGG CCCTACTCCCATGTACCCACCTACGTACCTGGAGCCTGGCATCGG GAGGCACACGCCGTACGGCAACCAGACCGACTACAGGATATTTGAGCTCAACAAGCGGCTGCAGAACTGGACAGag GAATGTGACAATCTGTGGTGGGACGCCTTCACCACGGAGTTCTTCGAGGATGACGCCATGCTAACAATCACTTTCTGCTTGGAGGATGGACCAAAGAGATACA CGATCGGCCGGACTCTGATTCCCCGCTACTTCCGCAGCATCTTTGAAGGAGGGGCCACAGAGCTCTACTACGTGCTCAAGCACCCCAAGGAGTCCTTCCACAACAACTTCGTCTCGCTGGACTGCGACCAGTGCACCATGGTCACCCAGCACGGCAAGCCCATGTTCACCCAG GTGTGCGTGGAAGGGCGGCTCTACCTGGAGTTCATGTTCGACGACATGATGAGGATAAAGACGTGGCATTTCAGCATCCGCCAGCATCGAGAGCTCATCCCCCGCAGCATCCTTGCCATGCAT GCACAGGACCCCCAGATGCTGGACCAGTTATCCAAGAACATCACCCGCTGTGGGCTCTCAAACTCCACACTCAACTACCTCCGA CTCTGTGTAATCCTAGAACCAATGCAGGAGCTCATGTCACGGCACAAGACCTACAGCCTCAGTCCCCGGGACTGCCTCAAGACCTGCCTGTTCCAGAAGTGGCAGCGGATGGTCGCGCCGCCTG CGGAGCCAGCGCGGCAGCAGCCCAGCAAGCGCCGGAAAAGGAAGATGTCGGGGGGCAGCACCATGAGCTCCGGCGGGGGAAAcaccaacaacagcaacagcaagaaGAAGAGCCCGGCCAGCACCTTTGCCCTGTCCAGTCAGGTACCT GATGTGATGGTGGTAGGCGAGCCCACGCTGATGGGGGGGGAGTTTGGGGACGAGGACGAGCGGCTCATCACCCGGCTGGAGAACACGCAGTTCGACGCCGCCAACGGCATCGACGACGAGGACAGCTTCAACAACTCGCCCGCGCTGGGGGCCAACAGCCCCTGGAACAGCAAACCGCCCTCCAGCCAGGAGAGCAAGTCAGAGAACCCCACGTCGCAGGCGTCGCAGTAA
- the LOC121072860 gene encoding prominin-1-A-like — MELGNVSQPLYGPGPEAPGSSAPGLVSMVHGFLRLVQPHGLPIELIADLAQPQSKVSEEHVQELLRYELGFLVCTAIGLLFIVLVPLVGCCFCCCRCCGHCGGRMYQKQGRRTGCRRRALYGSVLLVSALLLAGDVCAFISNTRLSQAVSGTFPNFNATVDNLGTYLTSIPQQVNFVIDRSDVPLGRTNTSLQNIGPILGGMIVSGIRSSVDGALGSLQSLLGAMETLAAAFGTINGTHGRLEELQGNYSQRLGNLRERLGQTLQRCGQPCGSVSPDGVAFTTNYSTIPSVEQQLEVLGEVLGSSLAGGLEKVNSTLEKTPDEVQKQSQDVVTKTQDQLGLIREEIRSLQQQLPLLEVEENIGNVMSNATSVLADYQKPVTDLDRLRWSVCALLCCLVLLVVLCNVLGLLLGPLGLKESALPTQRSCLSNTGGDFFMAGVGFSFIFSWLLMLVVLLTFLLGGNSYMFVCESWRSQQLFQLVDTPGLIPGFNLSEVLGDKSGTVNLSQIYRQCQQDTALWQTLRLDQRVSLDELLNISQYTEEISAAFEEVNITLGPISLLNESQGDLLLNASRAAQPPNFTRILEQPDQNVTLVSLQDLAAELEQLVDKAGTDVREDLQADAADLRELDKEMQASFPGLLQSLKENIYLAQSRAAQLEAQTKTALDQANETQDFLGREMVNIIKNETWAFLEEMLDFFNTYIAWAKSSLRRDVARCKPVAQTLDNVEAIACDYLLDSLNAFWFSLGWCTVFLLPSIILAVRLAKFYRRMHIADVYRDEAVEIGPAFNLYRIPRPSTRH, encoded by the exons ATGGAGCTGGGGAACGTCTCGCAGCCCCTGTACGGCCCCGGTCCTGAGGCGCCGGGGAGCAGCGCTCCTGGCCTCGTCAGCATGGTGCACGGCTTCCTGCGGCTGGTGCAGCCCCACGGCCTGCCCATCG AGCTGATTGCAGATTTGGCGCAGCCCCAGAGCAAGGTGTCCGAGGAGCACGTGCAGGAG ctgctgcgcTACGAGCTGGGCTTCCTGGTCTGCACGGCCATCGGGCTCCTCTTCATCGTCCTGGTGCCGCTGGTGggatgctgcttctgctgctgccgctgctgcggGCACTGCGGGGGCCGCATGTACCAGAAGCAGGGCCGGCGGACGGGCTGCCGGCGCCGGGCGCTCTACGGCTCCGTGCTGCTGGtctctgccctcctgct GGCCGGCGATGTCTGCGCCTTCATCAGCAACACCCGCCTCTCCCAGGCCGTGAGCGGCACCTTCCCCAACTTCAACGCCACGGTGGACAACCTCGGCACCTACCTGACCTCCATCCCCCAG caaGTGAATTTTGTCATCGACCGCAGCGACGTCCCGCTGGGCCGCACCAACACCAGCCTGCAGA ACATCGGGCCCATCCTGGGCGGCATGATCGTCTCGGGCATCAGGAGCAGCGTGGACGGGGCGCTGGGATCCCTCCAGAGCCTTTTGGGAG CGATGGAGACGCTGGCGGCCGCCTTCGGCACCATCAACGGCACCCACGGGCGCCtcgaggagctgcagggcaaCTACAGCCAGCGGCTGGGCAACCTGCGGGAGCGCCTCGGGCAGACCCTGCAGCGCTGCGGGCAGCCCTGCGGCAGCGTCTCGCCGGACGGCGTCGCCTTCACGACCAACTACAGCACG ATCCCCAGcgtggagcagcagctggaggtgctgggggaggtGCTGGGCTCCAGCCTCGCGGGCGGTTTGGAGAag GTGAACAGCACGCTGGAGAAGACCCCCGATGAGGTGCAGAAGCAGTCCCAGGACGTGGTGACAA AGACCCAGGACCAGCTGGGCCTCATCCGGGAGGAGATCAGgagcttgcagcagcagctgccactgctggaggtggaggagaaCATCGGGAACGTGATGAGCAACGCCACCTCGGTGCTGGCCGACTACCAGAAGCCTGTCACTGACTTGGACAGGCTCAG GTGGAGCGTGTGTGccctcctgtgctgcctggtgctgctggtggtcCTCTGCAAcgtcctggggctgctgctggggccgCTGGGGCTGAAGGAAAGCGCCCTGCCCACGCAGCGCAGCTGCCTCTCCAACACCGGCGGGGACTTCTTCATGGC AGGCGTCGGCTTCAGCTTCATCTTCTCCTGGCTGCTgatgctggtggtgctgctcaCCTTCTTGCTGGGGGGGAACTCCTACATGTTCGTCTGCGAGTCCTGGCgcagccagcagctcttccag CTCGTGGATACCCCCGGCCTGATACCTGGCTTCAACTTGTCGGAGGTGCTGGGCGACAAGAGCGGCACCGTGAACCTCTCGCAGATATACAG GCAGTGCCAGCAGGACACTGCCCTGTGGCAGACGCTGCGCCTGGACCAGAGGGTGTCCCTGGACGAGCTTTTGAACATCAGCCAG TACACGGAAGAGATCTCTGCGGCCTTCGAGGAGGTGAACATCACCCTGGGCCCCATCTCCCTGCTCAACGAGAGCCAGGGGGACCTGCTGCTGAACGCCAGCCGGGCCGCGCAGCCCCCCAACTTCACCCGCATCCTGGAGCAG CCGGATCAGAATGTGACCCTGGTAAGCCTCCAGGATCTGGCCgcggagctggagcagctggtggACAAAGCG GGCACGGACGTGAGAGAAGACCTGCAGGCTGACGCTGCCGATCTGAGGGAGCTGGACAAGGAGATGCAGGCGAgcttcccagggctgctg CAAAGCCTGAAGGAGAACATCTACCTGGCGCAGAGCCGGGCTGCCCAGCTCGAG GCACAGACGAAAACCGCGCTGGACCAAGCCAACGAGACCCAGGACTTCCTGGGGAGGGAGATGGTGAACATCATCAAGAAC GAGACGTGGGCCTTCCTGGAGGAGATGCTGGATTTCTTCAACACCTACATCGCCTGGGCCAAGAGCAGC CTGAGGAGAGACGTGGCGCGTTGCAAGCCCGTAGCGCAGACCCTGGATAACGTGGAGGCCATCGCCTGCGACTACCTCCTGGACTCTCTG AACGCCTTCTGGTTCAGCCTGGGCTGGTGCACCGTCTTCCTGCTGCCCAGCATCATCCTGGCTGTGAGGCTCGCCAAGTTTTACCGCCGCATGCACATCGCCGACGTCTACAG GGACGAAGCTGTGGAGAT AGGACCCGCGTTCAACCTGTACAGAATCCCCCGGCCATCCACGAGGCATTAG
- the HPS6 gene encoding LOW QUALITY PROTEIN: Hermansky-Pudlak syndrome 6 protein (The sequence of the model RefSeq protein was modified relative to this genomic sequence to represent the inferred CDS: inserted 1 base in 1 codon), translated as MKRAGPLRRVSEWSRGGGGLQELLSPGGEPSRVLPSPDGGHLVVQRGGRLLAFQRRGSLGAELRRSWQPPASREALVGLLFPQSPRVPGGWALAVVWERGRAELWRFAAGWQPLQAVELCQGARARVASVCCQGERLVWCEERPPSDGHSDASKGAFRFCVCARALEVEEQGVRLGPVRIVLHNSPEYRVLAAPRHVFMLPASAGSAAATSKFLLIWHPEEAKLTVAAPSAGFARSKVLQSSSESDFRKLLLGSVGLLSAMAPLDVHSCAVSDHGALLLVSTEGAVSVVETDGTQRHVFDLEGGPLAQENTVQMKTFGSTLACVLAGVLYLVDQNSGRLIEKKILSMKEVHFLESPGEEDSIQLLTQTGIYSLSFSSPEDSGRAEPCLVEMVFEEACRYYQRRSLSSSKLTVEKLKKGGAFQAPVALAAVLQHSLHQKQKPARGLQDTYAKLLSTMSLELQSYLSLELLKTCVVGAPESEVESYCEELVEQEVSRVLHSDIDKDNLAYLNSVFASFPKAAWKATRSCLQLQQNGDGLLVARATPEVWKKVLGGPQQQEEAGQNGVVPLFELICASFLRFKPKWLPSFVELTQQYVSLSWAYSSKEGPEGRVPLYKRALGVLARKSKRSEVDDEMELELLLCSKRPKAVLQALHLLVRLKRWQRVVEVAEKFSKLSPLLNKEIFTTLLAEFAQHRELDPYVDTLWPLCPAELTASDILTVVLQHLPRTQEDPVPFSSEGNQLTVGLLKPLLQRVVQRPCVQDEMYSDALQSPTFPPPTPPREHKXPPKAAVGNAPQPPVARTSSPSALVQGDTV; from the exons ATGAAGCGAGCCGGGCCGCTGCGGCGGGTGTCGGAGTGGAGCCGTGGCGGCGgcgggctgcaggagctgctgagcccGGGCGGCGAGCCCAGCCGCGTCCTGCCCAGCCCCGACGGCGGGCACCTGGTGGTGCAGCGGGGCGGCCGGCTGCTGGCCTTCCAGCGCCGCGGCAGCCTCGGCGCCGAGCTgcggaggagctggcagccGCCGGCGAGCCGGGAGGCTCTGGTGGGGCTGCTGTTCCCGCAGAGCCCGCGGGTGCCGGGCGGCTGGGCGCTGGCCGTCGTGTGGGAGCGCGGCCGCGCCGAGCTGTGGCGCTTCGCGGCGGGCTGGCAGCCGCTGCAGGCCGTGGAGCTCTGCCAGGGCGCCCGGGCGCGTGTGGCGTCCGTGTGCTGCCAGGGGGAGCGGCTGGTGTGGTGCGAGGAGAGGCCCCCCTCGGACGGCCACTCGGACGCCAGCAAGGGCGCCTTCAGGTTCTGCGTCTGCGCCCGGGCGCtggaggtggaggagcaggGCGTGAGGCTGGGCCCCGTGAGGATCGTCCTGCACAACAGCCCCGAGTACCGCGTCCTGGCGGCCCCGCGGCACGTCTTCATGCTGCCCGCCTCCGccggctccgccgccgccaccTCGAAGTTCCTCCTCATCTGGCACCCCGAGGAGGCGAAGCTCACCGTCGCGGCCCCCTCGGCGGGCTTTGCGCGCAGCAAGGTGCTGCAGTCCAGCAGCGAGTCGGACTTCAGGAAGCTGCTGCTCGGCTCTGTGGGCCTCCTCTCAGCTATGGCACCCCTGGACGTTCACAGCTGCGCCGTGTCCGACCacggggctctgctgctggtgagCACCGAGGGTGCTGTGAGCGTGGTAGAGACAGATGGGACACAGAGACACGTCTTTGATCTAGAAGGAGGCCCCCTGGCCCAGGAAAATACTGTTCAAATGAAAACCTTTGGCAGCACCCTGGCTTGCGTGCTGGCCGGGGTCCTGTACCTCGTCGACCAGAACAGTGGGAGGctcatagaaaagaaaatcctgagCATGAAAGAGGTGCATTTCCTGGAGTCCCCAGGAGAGGAGGACAGCATCCAGCTCCTCACTCAAACGGGCATCTACAGCCTTAGCTTCTCCAGCCCTGAGGACAGCGGCAGGGCCGAGCCGTGCCTGGTGGAAATGGTGTTTGAGGAGGCCTGCCGGTACTACCAGAGGAGGAGCCTCAGCAGCTCCAAGCTGACGGTGGAGAAGTTGAAGAAGGGCGGTGCGTTCCAGGCTCCCGTGGCTCTCGCTGCcgtcctgcagcacagcctccacCAGAAGCAGAAACCAGCCCGAGGCCTCCAGGACACTTACGCCAAGCTGCTGAGCACAATGAGCCTCGAGCTGCAGAGCTACCTGAGCCTGGAGCTCCTCAAGACCTGCGTGGTGGGTGCCCCAGAGAGCGAGGTGGAAAGTTACTGTGAGGAACTGGTGGAACAGGAGGTCAGCCGCGTGCTGCACTCTGACATAGACAAGGACAACTTGGCCTACCTGAACTCAGTCTTTGCCTCCTTCCCCAAGGCTGCCTGGAAGGCCAcgaggagctgcctgcagctgcagcagaacgGGGACGGCCTTTTGGTGGCCAGGGCCACCCCAGAGGTGTGGAAGAAGGTCCTGGGAGGaccgcagcagcaggaggaggcggGTCAGAACGGCGTGGTCCCGCTCTTTGAGCTCATCTGCGCCTCCTTCCTGAGGTTCAAACCCAAGTGGCTGCCCAGTTTCGTGGAGCTGACCCAGCAGTACGTTAGCCTCTCTTGGGCGTACAGCAGCAAGGAGGGCCCGGAGGGCCGGGTGCCACTGTACAAGAGAGCTCTGGGAGTGCTGGCCAGGAAAAGCAAGCGCAGCGAGGTGGACGACGAGATGGAGCTCgaactgctgctctgcagcaagagGCCGAAGGCCgtgctgcaggctctgcacCTTCTCGTCCGCCTGAAGCGGTGGCAGCGGGTGGTGGAGGTGGCGGAGAAGTTCTCCAAGCTCAGTCCCTTGCTTAACAAGGAGATATTTACCACGCTGCTGGCAGAGTTCGCCCAGCACCGCGAGCTGGACCCTTACGTGGACACGCTGTGGCCGCTGTGCCCTGCTGAGCTCACTGCCTCGGACATCCTCACCGTGGTCCTGCAGCACCTCCCTCGCACCCAGGAGGACCCGGTGCCTTTCTCGAGCGAGGGGAACCAGCTGACTGTGGGCTTGCTCAAGCCGCTGCTGCAAAGGGTTGTGCAGCGTCCCTGCGTGCAGGACGAGATGTACTCGGATGCCTTGCAGAGCCCCACAttcccccctcccaccccaccccgaGAGCACA AACCCCCAAAAGCAGCGGTCGGCAATGCTCCTCAGCCACCCGTGGCAAGGACTTCCTCTCCCTCGGCGCTGGTACAGGGTGACACCGTGTGA